In one window of Williamwhitmania sp. DNA:
- the lysS gene encoding lysine--tRNA ligase, producing MNNLELSEQEIIRRQSLEELRKLGIDPYPAKAYPVNSTTAHIIEHFEEMSASGQEVCIAGRIMTRRIMGSASFFEMQDDKGRIQIYLKRDDICPDEDKTLYNTVFKRLLDNGDIVGITGFAFRTQTGEMSVHAKELKILSKSIRPLPTVKEKDGQLFDAFTDPEQRYRMRYVDLVVNPQVKDVFVKRAKIINTMREFFNSNGYLEVETPILQPIPGGAAARPFITHHNALDIPLYLRVANELYLKRLIVGGFDGVYEFSKDFRNEGMDRTHNPEFTVMEIYVAYKDYFWMMEFTEEMLERVAIALHGTTKVQVGDKAIDFKRPFRRITMYDAIKEYTGKDISGMGEAQLRTVSKELGIEVDETMGKGKLIDAIFGEKCEGNFIQPTFITDYPIEMSPLCKRHRSNPELTERFELMVNGKELCNAYSELNDPIDQLERFQDQMKLSEKGDDEAMFIDMDFVRSLEFGMPTCSGMGIGIDRLTMFMTNQSSIQDVLFFPQMRPEKKITKDEPSAYLAMGVTEEWVPVLQKMGFVTVDSIKKVSAGKLFNDLCGMNKKHKLGLTNPTIESVKKWVE from the coding sequence ATGAACAACTTAGAGCTAAGCGAACAAGAGATTATTCGACGTCAATCGCTTGAGGAACTTCGCAAGCTGGGGATTGATCCCTATCCGGCAAAGGCCTATCCGGTGAATTCCACCACCGCACACATTATTGAACACTTTGAGGAGATGAGCGCAAGCGGCCAGGAGGTTTGCATTGCCGGACGCATCATGACCCGCCGCATTATGGGCAGCGCTTCGTTCTTTGAGATGCAGGACGACAAGGGAAGAATTCAAATTTACCTGAAACGCGACGACATTTGCCCCGACGAGGACAAAACGCTCTACAATACTGTTTTCAAAAGGTTGCTCGACAATGGCGACATAGTTGGCATAACAGGTTTTGCCTTTCGCACCCAAACCGGCGAAATGTCGGTTCACGCCAAAGAGCTAAAAATATTATCGAAGTCTATCCGCCCCCTTCCTACTGTAAAGGAGAAGGACGGACAACTTTTTGATGCATTCACCGATCCCGAGCAGCGCTACCGTATGCGCTACGTGGACCTAGTGGTAAACCCACAGGTAAAGGATGTTTTTGTAAAGCGTGCAAAAATCATCAACACCATGCGCGAGTTTTTTAACTCCAATGGTTATCTGGAGGTGGAGACGCCCATCCTTCAGCCAATCCCTGGAGGTGCAGCGGCTCGCCCATTTATTACGCACCACAATGCGCTCGACATACCGCTCTATCTTCGTGTTGCTAACGAGCTTTACCTTAAGCGACTTATTGTTGGCGGATTCGACGGTGTGTATGAGTTCTCCAAGGACTTCCGCAACGAGGGAATGGACAGAACGCATAACCCGGAGTTCACCGTTATGGAGATCTATGTAGCCTACAAGGACTACTTCTGGATGATGGAGTTTACCGAGGAGATGCTGGAGCGCGTGGCCATTGCGCTGCACGGAACCACTAAAGTTCAGGTGGGCGACAAGGCCATCGACTTTAAGCGCCCGTTCCGCCGCATAACCATGTACGATGCCATTAAGGAGTATACAGGCAAGGATATTTCCGGTATGGGCGAAGCGCAGCTGCGCACGGTAAGCAAGGAGTTGGGAATTGAGGTTGACGAAACCATGGGCAAGGGTAAGCTCATCGATGCCATTTTCGGTGAAAAGTGCGAGGGCAATTTCATACAGCCAACCTTCATCACCGACTACCCCATAGAGATGTCGCCACTGTGCAAACGGCACCGAAGCAACCCGGAACTCACCGAGCGCTTTGAGCTAATGGTGAACGGCAAGGAACTCTGCAACGCCTACTCCGAACTCAACGATCCCATCGATCAGTTGGAGCGTTTTCAAGACCAGATGAAGCTGTCGGAAAAGGGAGATGATGAGGCAATGTTCATCGATATGGATTTTGTAAGATCACTGGAATTTGGCATGCCAACCTGTTCGGGCATGGGTATCGGTATCGATCGCCTCACCATGTTTATGACCAACCAATCGTCCATTCAGGATGTGCTGTTCTTCCCACAGATGCGACCTGAGAAGAAGATCACAAAAGATGAACCATCTGCATATTTGGCAATGGGAGTAACAGAGGAGTGGGTGCCTGTGCTTCAAAAAATGGGCTTTGTTACTGTTGATTCAATAAAAAAGGTCAGTGCGGGCAAGCTATTCAACGACCTTTGCGGAATGAACAAGAAGCATAAGTTGGGGCTTACTAACCCCACCATTGAGAGTGTAAAAAAGTGGGTCGAATAA